The following proteins are encoded in a genomic region of Neovison vison isolate M4711 chromosome 12, ASM_NN_V1, whole genome shotgun sequence:
- the SUN2 gene encoding SUN domain-containing protein 2 isoform X1 produces the protein MSRRSQRLSRYSQGDDDGGSSSGGSSVMGSQSTLFKDSPLRTLKRKSSNMKRLSPAPQLGPSSDDHTSYYSESVVRESYFGSPRAASLARSSILDDHLHSEPYWGEDLRVRRRRGTESSKLNGLAENRSSEDFLGSSSGYSSEDDFAGYSETDHHSSGSRLRNAVSWAASCLWTLVTSPGRLFGLLYWWVGTTWYRLTTAASLLDVFVLTRRFSSVKTFLWFLLLLLLTTGLTYGAWYFYPYGLQTFHPALVSWWASKSSGRQQDVWEPRDSSHFQAEQRILSRVHSLERRLEALAAEFSSNWQKEAMRLERLELRQGAAGGGGHVGLSQEDTLALLEGLVSRREAALKEDFRRDTAARIQEELVTLRAEHHRDSEDLFKKIVQASQESEARLQQLKSEWQRMTQEAFRENSVKELGRLEGQLAALRQELAALSLKQSTVADQVGLLPQQLQAVRDDVESQFPAWVSQFLLRGGGTRTGLLQREEMQAQLQELERKILAHVAEMQGKSAREAAASLGLTLQKEGVIGVTEEQVQRIVNQALKRYSEDRIGMVDYALESGGASVISTRCSETYETKTALLSLFGIPLWYHSQSPRVILQPDVHPGNCWAFQGPQGFAVVRLSARIRPTAVTLEHVPKSLSPNSTISSAPKDFSIFGFDEDLQHEGTLLGQFTYDQDGEPIQTFYFQDPKMATYQVVELRISTNWGHPEYTCIYRFRVHGEPAH, from the exons ATGTCTCGCCGAAGCCAGCGCCTTTCCCGCTACTCCCAGGGTGATGATGACGGGGGCAGCAGCAGTGGAGGGAGTTCGGTGATGGGAAGCCAGAGCACCCTGTTTAAAGATAGTCCTCTCAG GACCCTGAAGAGGAAATCCAGCAACATGAAGCGCCTGTCCCCAGCGCCCCAGCTGGGCCCCTCCTCTGACGACCACACCTCGTACTACAGCGAGTCGGTGGTCAGGGAGTCCTACTTCGGCAGCCCCCGGGCCGCCTCCCTGGCCAGGAGCTCCATCCTTGATGACCACCTGCACAGTGAGCCCTACTGGG GTGAGGACCTGCGGGTGCGCAGGAGGAGAGGCACGGAGAGCAGCAAACTCAACGGGCTTGCTGAGAACAGGAGCTCCGAGGACTTCCTGGGGTCCTCCTCCGGCTACTCTTCCGAGGATGACTTTGCAG GCTACTCGGAGACGGACCACCATAGTTCGGGTTCACGGTTAAGGAACGCCGTCTCCTGGGCAGCCTCTTGTCTCTGGACGCTTGTCACTTCTCCAG GCCGGCTCTTTGGCCTCCTCTACTGGTGGGTTGGCACGACCTGGTATCGCCTGACCACAGCTGCCTCCCTTCTTGATGTCTTCGTTTTGACCAG GCGCTTCTCATCTGTGAAGACATTCCTGTggttcctcctgctgctgctgctcacgACTGGCCTGACCTACG GTGCTTGGTATTTCTACCCCTATGGGCTGCAGACCTTCCACCCTGCTCTGGTTTCCTGGTGGGCATCAAAGAGCAGCGGCAGGCAGCAGGACGTGTGGGAGCCCAGAGACTCCTCCCACTTCCAG gcTGAGCAGCGCATCTTGTCCCGGGTCCACTCTCTGGAGCGGCGCTTGGAAGCTCTGGCCGCAGAATTTTCCTCCAACTGGCAGAAGGAGGCCATGCGGCTGGAGCGGCTGGAGCTGCGGCAGGGGGCTGCCGGCGGGGGGGGCCACGTGGGCCTGAGCCAGGAGGACACGCTGGCGCTTCTGGAGGGGCTGGTGAGCCGCCGTGAGGCTGCCCTGAAGGAGGACTTCCGCAGGGACACTGCTGCGCGGATCCAG GAGGAACTGGTCACCCTGAGAGCAGAGCATCACCGAGACTCCGAAGACCTCTTTAAGAAAATTGTCCAGGCTTCCCAG GAGTCTGAGGCTCGACTCCAGCAGCTGAAGTCTGAGTGGCAAAG GATGACCCAAGAGGCCTTCCGAGAGAACTCCGTGAAGGAGCTGGGGCGGCTGGAGGGCCAGCTGGCAGCCCTGCGGCAGGAGCTGGCGGCCCTGAGCCTGAAGCAGAGCACGGTGGCAGACCAAGTGGGCCTCCTGCCCCAGCAGCTGCAGGCCGTGAGGGATGAC GTGGAGTCTCAGTTCCCTGCCTGGGTCAGTCAGTTCCTTCTCCGAGGTGGGGGAACCCGCACGGGGCTCCTGCAGCGAGAGGAGATGCAAGCTCAGCTGCAGGAGCTGGAGAGAAAGATCCTCGCCCACGTGGCCGAGATGCAGGGCAAGTCCGCGAGGGAGGCCGCGGCCAGCCTGGGGCTGACGCTGCAGAAGGAAGGCGTGATCGGGGTGACAGAGGAG CAGGTGCAGCGCATCGTAAACCAGGCCCTGAAGCGCTACAGCGAGGACCGCATCGGGATGGTGGACTACGCTCTGGAATCGGGAG GGGCGAGTGTCATCAGCACCCGGTGTTCTGAGACCTACGAGACCAAGACGGCCCTCCTCAGCCTCTTCGGCATCCCCCTGTGGTACCACTCCCAGTCCCCCCGAGTCATTCTCCAG ccaGACGTGCACCCAGGCAACTGCTGGGccttccaggggccccagggctTTGCCGTGGTTCGCCTCTCTGCCCGCATCCGCCCCACTGCTGTCACCTTAGAGCATGTCCCCAAGTCCTTGTCGCCCAACAGCACCATCTCCAGTGCCCCCAAGGACTTCTCCATCTTT GGGTTTGATGAAGACCTACAGCACGAGGGGACGCTTCTTGGCCAGTTCACCTATGACCAGGATGGGGAGCCCATTCAGACCTTCTACTTCCAG GACCCTAAAATGGCAACTTACCAGGTGGTGGAGCTTCGGATCTCGACTAACTGGGGTCACCCCGAGTACACCTGCATCTACCGCTTCCGGGTGCATGGGGAACCCGCCCACTAA
- the SUN2 gene encoding SUN domain-containing protein 2 isoform X2 has product MSRRSQRLSRYSQGDDDGGSSSGGSSVMGSQSTLFKDSPLRTLKRKSSNMKRLSPAPQLGPSSDDHTSYYSESVVRESYFGSPRAASLARSSILDDHLHSEPYWGEDLRVRRRRGTESSKLNGLAENRSSEDFLGSSSGYSSEDDFAGYSETDHHSSGSRLRNAVSWAASCLWTLVTSPGERDPHFDKEPRSPGTEGTKRAPKPTRFSSVKTFLWFLLLLLLTTGLTYGAWYFYPYGLQTFHPALVSWWASKSSGRQQDVWEPRDSSHFQAEQRILSRVHSLERRLEALAAEFSSNWQKEAMRLERLELRQGAAGGGGHVGLSQEDTLALLEGLVSRREAALKEDFRRDTAARIQEELVTLRAEHHRDSEDLFKKIVQASQESEARLQQLKSEWQRMTQEAFRENSVKELGRLEGQLAALRQELAALSLKQSTVADQVGLLPQQLQAVRDDVESQFPAWVSQFLLRGGGTRTGLLQREEMQAQLQELERKILAHVAEMQGKSAREAAASLGLTLQKEGVIGVTEEQVQRIVNQALKRYSEDRIGMVDYALESGGASVISTRCSETYETKTALLSLFGIPLWYHSQSPRVILQPDVHPGNCWAFQGPQGFAVVRLSARIRPTAVTLEHVPKSLSPNSTISSAPKDFSIFGFDEDLQHEGTLLGQFTYDQDGEPIQTFYFQDPKMATYQVVELRISTNWGHPEYTCIYRFRVHGEPAH; this is encoded by the exons ATGTCTCGCCGAAGCCAGCGCCTTTCCCGCTACTCCCAGGGTGATGATGACGGGGGCAGCAGCAGTGGAGGGAGTTCGGTGATGGGAAGCCAGAGCACCCTGTTTAAAGATAGTCCTCTCAG GACCCTGAAGAGGAAATCCAGCAACATGAAGCGCCTGTCCCCAGCGCCCCAGCTGGGCCCCTCCTCTGACGACCACACCTCGTACTACAGCGAGTCGGTGGTCAGGGAGTCCTACTTCGGCAGCCCCCGGGCCGCCTCCCTGGCCAGGAGCTCCATCCTTGATGACCACCTGCACAGTGAGCCCTACTGGG GTGAGGACCTGCGGGTGCGCAGGAGGAGAGGCACGGAGAGCAGCAAACTCAACGGGCTTGCTGAGAACAGGAGCTCCGAGGACTTCCTGGGGTCCTCCTCCGGCTACTCTTCCGAGGATGACTTTGCAG GCTACTCGGAGACGGACCACCATAGTTCGGGTTCACGGTTAAGGAACGCCGTCTCCTGGGCAGCCTCTTGTCTCTGGACGCTTGTCACTTCTCCAG GTGAGCGCGACCCCCACTTTGACAAGGAACCCAGAAGCCCAGGGACAGAAGGGACCAAGAGAGCTCCTAAACCCAC GCGCTTCTCATCTGTGAAGACATTCCTGTggttcctcctgctgctgctgctcacgACTGGCCTGACCTACG GTGCTTGGTATTTCTACCCCTATGGGCTGCAGACCTTCCACCCTGCTCTGGTTTCCTGGTGGGCATCAAAGAGCAGCGGCAGGCAGCAGGACGTGTGGGAGCCCAGAGACTCCTCCCACTTCCAG gcTGAGCAGCGCATCTTGTCCCGGGTCCACTCTCTGGAGCGGCGCTTGGAAGCTCTGGCCGCAGAATTTTCCTCCAACTGGCAGAAGGAGGCCATGCGGCTGGAGCGGCTGGAGCTGCGGCAGGGGGCTGCCGGCGGGGGGGGCCACGTGGGCCTGAGCCAGGAGGACACGCTGGCGCTTCTGGAGGGGCTGGTGAGCCGCCGTGAGGCTGCCCTGAAGGAGGACTTCCGCAGGGACACTGCTGCGCGGATCCAG GAGGAACTGGTCACCCTGAGAGCAGAGCATCACCGAGACTCCGAAGACCTCTTTAAGAAAATTGTCCAGGCTTCCCAG GAGTCTGAGGCTCGACTCCAGCAGCTGAAGTCTGAGTGGCAAAG GATGACCCAAGAGGCCTTCCGAGAGAACTCCGTGAAGGAGCTGGGGCGGCTGGAGGGCCAGCTGGCAGCCCTGCGGCAGGAGCTGGCGGCCCTGAGCCTGAAGCAGAGCACGGTGGCAGACCAAGTGGGCCTCCTGCCCCAGCAGCTGCAGGCCGTGAGGGATGAC GTGGAGTCTCAGTTCCCTGCCTGGGTCAGTCAGTTCCTTCTCCGAGGTGGGGGAACCCGCACGGGGCTCCTGCAGCGAGAGGAGATGCAAGCTCAGCTGCAGGAGCTGGAGAGAAAGATCCTCGCCCACGTGGCCGAGATGCAGGGCAAGTCCGCGAGGGAGGCCGCGGCCAGCCTGGGGCTGACGCTGCAGAAGGAAGGCGTGATCGGGGTGACAGAGGAG CAGGTGCAGCGCATCGTAAACCAGGCCCTGAAGCGCTACAGCGAGGACCGCATCGGGATGGTGGACTACGCTCTGGAATCGGGAG GGGCGAGTGTCATCAGCACCCGGTGTTCTGAGACCTACGAGACCAAGACGGCCCTCCTCAGCCTCTTCGGCATCCCCCTGTGGTACCACTCCCAGTCCCCCCGAGTCATTCTCCAG ccaGACGTGCACCCAGGCAACTGCTGGGccttccaggggccccagggctTTGCCGTGGTTCGCCTCTCTGCCCGCATCCGCCCCACTGCTGTCACCTTAGAGCATGTCCCCAAGTCCTTGTCGCCCAACAGCACCATCTCCAGTGCCCCCAAGGACTTCTCCATCTTT GGGTTTGATGAAGACCTACAGCACGAGGGGACGCTTCTTGGCCAGTTCACCTATGACCAGGATGGGGAGCCCATTCAGACCTTCTACTTCCAG GACCCTAAAATGGCAACTTACCAGGTGGTGGAGCTTCGGATCTCGACTAACTGGGGTCACCCCGAGTACACCTGCATCTACCGCTTCCGGGTGCATGGGGAACCCGCCCACTAA